The following proteins come from a genomic window of Rhodoligotrophos sp. CJ14:
- the gluQRS gene encoding tRNA glutamyl-Q(34) synthetase GluQRS — MVTPTFRFAPSPNGDLHLGHAYSALFTNRSARKAGGRTLLRIEDIDFIRCRSEYVRNAIEDLSWLGVVWEGEPRLQSRHMPDYRAALDQLAAMGLLYPCFASRQEIREAIAGRPDWPNDPDGQPLYPGLHKHLSRAEREAFRASGIPHALRLDMERALSQVNGPITFTEAGMGPDAETGPLEADPAAWGDVILGRKDIGVSYHIAVVVDDALQEVTHVTRGQDLFYATAIHRLLQILLNLPEPRYHHHGLISDETGRKLSKSAGDRSLRSLRAAGVSAQEIRSALGFDEET, encoded by the coding sequence ATGGTTACGCCAACTTTCCGATTTGCGCCGAGCCCCAATGGTGATCTTCATTTGGGCCACGCCTATTCCGCCCTGTTCACCAATCGATCTGCGCGCAAGGCCGGCGGCCGGACGCTGCTGCGCATCGAGGATATCGATTTCATCCGCTGCCGCAGTGAATATGTGAGAAACGCGATCGAGGATCTGTCCTGGCTCGGAGTCGTGTGGGAGGGCGAGCCGCGCCTCCAGTCGCGTCACATGCCGGATTATCGCGCCGCCCTCGACCAGCTTGCGGCCATGGGCCTGCTTTACCCCTGCTTCGCGAGCCGCCAGGAAATCCGTGAGGCGATCGCGGGCAGGCCCGACTGGCCGAATGACCCGGATGGCCAGCCGCTCTATCCCGGGCTTCACAAGCACCTGAGCCGGGCCGAGCGGGAGGCTTTCCGCGCGAGCGGCATTCCACACGCCCTGCGCCTCGACATGGAACGCGCCCTGAGCCAGGTAAACGGCCCGATCACCTTCACCGAGGCGGGCATGGGGCCGGATGCCGAGACTGGCCCGCTCGAGGCCGATCCTGCCGCATGGGGCGACGTGATCCTCGGCCGCAAGGACATTGGCGTGAGTTACCACATCGCTGTCGTGGTCGACGACGCGCTCCAGGAAGTGACCCATGTGACCCGCGGCCAGGACCTGTTCTATGCAACCGCCATTCACCGATTGCTGCAGATCTTGTTGAACCTGCCCGAGCCCCGCTATCACCATCACGGGCTGATCAGCGATGAGACCGGCCGCAAGCTTTCCAAGAGCGCCGGCGATCGCAGCCTGCGCTCACTGCGAGCAGCAGGGGTTTCAGCGCAGGAAATCCGGTCCGCGCTGGGCTTTGATGAGGAGACTTGA
- a CDS encoding LLM class flavin-dependent oxidoreductase has product MAKRKLHLLAYLKTGPTANHAGGWRHPEATLHDILEPSRYEHIARVLEEACFDGCFFADLLGLYDIHRGSFATYVEKGGQISFIDPMMVLPLMARVTRHLGLGATLSTTFYHPYHLARQLASLDILSKGRVAWNVVTSATDLEARNFGLEHIPSRDERYDLADEVLEACMALWGSWDEGAFILDKEKGVFADASKVRYANYRGKRLSTRGPLSIPRSPQGHPVIMQAGSSPRGRAFAARWAEMVFASASYEPDLSAFTRDMRARLADAGRDPEQCLIMPQMRVVVGETDEIAEEKAEHLQSLIDPDLALANNSSYLGVDLSQDLDEEVLAAKQGNQGIQGVADRIKSAMAAEKLSLKQAAGRIRNELVGSPKTIADRMEALFESGACDGFVISPTYFPGSLEAFCRGVVPELQRRGIFRTRYEGNTLREILRA; this is encoded by the coding sequence ATGGCCAAGCGGAAACTGCATCTTCTCGCCTATCTCAAGACGGGACCCACGGCCAATCATGCGGGCGGCTGGCGGCATCCTGAAGCAACGCTGCACGATATACTGGAGCCCAGCCGCTACGAGCATATCGCGCGCGTTTTGGAGGAGGCCTGTTTCGATGGCTGTTTCTTCGCGGATCTCCTAGGCCTCTATGACATTCATCGCGGCAGCTTCGCGACTTATGTGGAGAAAGGCGGGCAGATCAGCTTCATCGACCCGATGATGGTGCTGCCACTCATGGCGCGGGTGACCCGCCATCTCGGGCTTGGCGCAACCCTGTCGACGACCTTCTATCACCCCTATCATCTCGCTCGGCAGCTTGCATCGCTCGATATCCTCAGCAAGGGGCGCGTTGCCTGGAACGTGGTCACCTCGGCCACGGATCTCGAGGCCCGTAATTTCGGCCTCGAGCATATCCCCTCGCGGGATGAGCGCTATGACTTGGCCGACGAGGTGCTCGAAGCCTGCATGGCGCTGTGGGGCTCATGGGACGAGGGCGCCTTCATTCTCGATAAGGAGAAGGGTGTTTTCGCCGATGCGTCCAAGGTCCGCTATGCGAATTACCGGGGCAAGAGGTTAAGCACGCGCGGGCCGCTTTCGATCCCGCGCTCGCCACAAGGTCATCCCGTCATCATGCAGGCAGGATCATCGCCCCGCGGAAGGGCCTTTGCCGCGCGCTGGGCGGAGATGGTTTTTGCATCGGCGAGCTACGAGCCTGATCTCAGCGCATTCACCAGAGATATGCGGGCCCGCCTTGCCGATGCGGGCCGGGACCCCGAACAGTGCCTGATCATGCCGCAGATGCGGGTGGTCGTCGGTGAAACCGATGAGATTGCCGAGGAGAAGGCCGAGCATCTGCAATCACTGATCGATCCTGATCTCGCCCTGGCCAATAATTCGAGCTATCTCGGCGTGGATCTTTCCCAGGATCTCGATGAGGAGGTGCTCGCTGCCAAGCAGGGCAACCAGGGGATTCAGGGGGTGGCGGACCGGATCAAATCGGCCATGGCCGCGGAGAAGCTCAGCCTCAAACAGGCGGCCGGACGCATTCGCAACGAGCTGGTGGGATCGCCTAAAACGATCGCCGACCGCATGGAGGCGCTGTTCGAGTCCGGTGCCTGCGACGGGTTCGTGATCTCGCCCACCTATTTCCCGGGGTCGCTGGAGGCATTCTGCCGAGGCGTGGTTCCGGAGTTGCAGCGCCGGGGCATTTTCCGAACTCGTTATGAGGGGAATACTCTCCGGGAGATCCTACGTGCCTGA
- a CDS encoding 3-hydroxyacyl-CoA dehydrogenase NAD-binding domain-containing protein, which yields MTEVPPNLSGIKLIVIDNPPVNSLGLEVRRMLTREFASAEEDPAVKAVVLAGAGGKFSAGADIREFTDAKAVSQLYLGEVIDKIESLSKPVVAAVDGVALGGGLELALGCHFRVAGRTARVALPEITLGVLPGAGGTQRLPRAIEFAMAIEMATGGQMIGAGDKRLQGLFDEITEGDPRRAAILFAAKIIADGIGPRRLSEKAIPAEPAEAALQAARERLLPNPVPAMAAVLECLDDAIHRDFRTGLANERTRFGQVVGTPEARALQHAFFAEREVSKVPGITPETPVLPVEAIAVIGAGTMGRGISIAALDAGFAVTLVDVEAAALERALGAIESHYRTMVERKRLSEADADERRKRLTGSVDLSAAAREADLVIEAVFEDLKVKQEVLAKLDAAAGPNTILATNTSTLDVDALAVATSRPGQVVGMHFFSPANIMRLVEVVRGRATSDSTLATALKVVSRLRKVGVVAGVCDGFIGNRMLEEYLRQAYFLLDEGALPHEVDGALERWGMAMGPLRMMDLAGNDIGWAIRKRRKVEQPDRPYSAIPDLICERGRFGQKTGAGFYRYDGRKAIPDPEVDALVAEHSASLGFKRREIDAEEIVQRCIYALVNEGASVLADGIALRASDIDVVYLAGYGFPRYRGGPMHYANEVGLGRVVAAMQRFQQGYQGKFWEPSPLLAELARSGGRFK from the coding sequence ATGACCGAAGTCCCACCCAATCTCTCCGGCATCAAGCTGATCGTGATCGACAATCCGCCGGTCAATAGTCTGGGGCTTGAGGTGCGCAGAATGCTCACCCGGGAATTCGCATCGGCGGAGGAGGATCCAGCGGTCAAAGCAGTGGTTCTGGCGGGCGCCGGGGGCAAGTTCTCGGCCGGAGCCGACATTCGCGAGTTCACTGATGCGAAGGCGGTCTCCCAGCTTTATCTCGGCGAGGTGATCGATAAGATCGAGAGCTTAAGCAAGCCAGTTGTCGCCGCCGTCGACGGCGTGGCATTGGGCGGTGGACTTGAGCTTGCGCTTGGCTGTCATTTCAGAGTAGCGGGCCGCACTGCCCGGGTAGCGCTTCCCGAAATCACGCTCGGGGTTCTGCCGGGGGCGGGTGGCACGCAGCGTCTGCCGCGGGCCATTGAGTTTGCGATGGCGATCGAGATGGCGACCGGCGGCCAGATGATCGGGGCCGGGGACAAGCGGCTTCAGGGTCTGTTCGATGAGATCACGGAGGGCGATCCACGCCGCGCGGCGATCCTCTTCGCGGCCAAGATCATCGCCGATGGCATCGGACCCAGGCGGCTGAGCGAGAAAGCCATTCCTGCCGAGCCTGCCGAAGCGGCATTGCAAGCGGCGCGCGAGCGGCTGTTGCCCAATCCGGTGCCGGCCATGGCCGCTGTGCTCGAGTGTCTGGACGATGCCATTCATCGCGACTTCCGCACGGGCCTCGCCAATGAAAGAACACGGTTCGGGCAAGTCGTGGGAACGCCGGAGGCCCGCGCATTGCAGCATGCCTTCTTCGCCGAGCGCGAGGTCAGCAAGGTGCCGGGGATTACGCCTGAGACGCCCGTTCTGCCCGTCGAGGCGATTGCGGTGATCGGCGCGGGCACAATGGGCCGCGGCATTTCCATTGCCGCGCTGGATGCTGGCTTTGCGGTGACGCTGGTCGATGTGGAGGCAGCGGCGCTGGAGCGTGCGCTTGGCGCTATCGAGAGCCATTACCGGACAATGGTCGAGCGCAAACGTCTGTCGGAGGCCGATGCGGATGAGCGGCGCAAGCGCCTGACCGGCTCTGTCGATCTCAGTGCGGCGGCGCGAGAGGCCGATCTGGTGATCGAAGCCGTTTTCGAAGACCTGAAGGTCAAGCAAGAGGTGCTGGCCAAGCTCGATGCCGCTGCCGGGCCGAATACGATCCTTGCAACGAACACGTCCACACTCGATGTCGATGCACTGGCGGTTGCCACATCTCGTCCGGGGCAGGTGGTGGGCATGCATTTCTTCAGCCCGGCCAATATCATGAGGCTGGTCGAGGTGGTGCGCGGCCGTGCCACCAGCGACAGCACGCTTGCCACCGCCCTCAAGGTGGTCTCGCGCCTGCGCAAGGTCGGCGTGGTGGCCGGTGTTTGCGATGGTTTCATCGGCAATCGCATGCTCGAGGAATATCTGCGTCAGGCCTATTTCCTGCTGGACGAGGGGGCGCTGCCGCATGAGGTGGATGGCGCGCTCGAGCGCTGGGGAATGGCGATGGGACCGTTGCGCATGATGGACCTTGCTGGAAACGATATCGGCTGGGCCATTCGCAAGCGGCGCAAAGTCGAGCAGCCGGACAGACCCTATTCCGCCATCCCGGATCTGATCTGCGAGCGTGGCCGCTTCGGGCAGAAGACCGGAGCCGGCTTCTATCGATATGATGGGCGCAAGGCGATTCCCGATCCGGAGGTGGACGCACTGGTGGCCGAGCATTCGGCATCACTGGGCTTCAAGCGGCGCGAGATCGACGCGGAGGAAATCGTCCAGCGTTGCATCTATGCGCTTGTCAATGAGGGTGCGTCTGTCTTGGCCGATGGGATCGCCCTCAGGGCCAGCGATATCGATGTGGTCTATCTCGCCGGCTATGGCTTTCCGCGCTATCGCGGGGGCCCGATGCATTACGCCAATGAGGTGGGGCTGGGCCGGGTGGTCGCGGCGATGCAGCGGTTTCAACAGGGTTATCAAGGCAAGTTCTGGGAGCCCTCGCCACTGCTCGCGGAACTTGCGAGGAGTGGTGGCCGCTTCAAATGA
- a CDS encoding alpha/beta fold hydrolase yields MLSLQGMGSFYVGGRELVVGGQPKRRVTYSKSFAHDYDPNGHFWIEQAYVQFFIPAELRFETPLLLVHGGGLTGSVWETTPDGRDGWLAFFLKAGITTYVIDMPERGRSGFCAHDGIWPDRPIIRSEEEAWRLYRFGEPQHFATRTGFPGLQFPLEAAEAFSRTAVPRWPANGAVMLAGLKAAIARIGPCILLGHSQGGGLAMAATLQCPDLVRGSILVEPHGLPEPSEITDPESRPLLLVMGDFIERTPEWPPLADKARAMMDAWHHSGGHANTLDLPRHGITGNSHMPMMDRNSDQVAGVILDWLDRNFMTAQTSG; encoded by the coding sequence ATGCTCTCATTGCAAGGCATGGGGAGTTTTTATGTTGGCGGGCGGGAATTGGTGGTCGGCGGCCAGCCTAAGCGCCGCGTGACTTACTCCAAGAGTTTCGCCCATGATTACGACCCCAACGGACATTTCTGGATTGAGCAGGCCTATGTCCAATTCTTCATTCCGGCTGAGCTGAGGTTCGAAACCCCGTTGCTGCTCGTCCATGGTGGCGGGCTGACAGGCTCCGTCTGGGAGACCACACCCGATGGCCGCGATGGCTGGCTCGCGTTCTTCCTCAAAGCGGGGATCACGACCTATGTCATCGATATGCCTGAACGCGGCCGGTCCGGCTTCTGCGCCCATGACGGCATATGGCCGGATCGGCCGATCATCCGCAGCGAGGAGGAAGCCTGGCGCCTTTATCGTTTCGGAGAGCCGCAGCATTTTGCAACACGCACCGGCTTTCCTGGCCTGCAATTTCCGCTTGAGGCGGCAGAAGCCTTCTCCAGAACCGCCGTGCCGCGCTGGCCTGCCAACGGCGCTGTCATGCTGGCCGGCCTCAAAGCGGCCATTGCCAGGATCGGGCCATGTATTCTGCTCGGCCATAGCCAGGGCGGCGGGCTTGCCATGGCGGCAACCCTTCAATGCCCTGATCTCGTCCGCGGCTCTATCCTGGTGGAACCGCATGGGCTTCCCGAGCCGAGTGAGATCACAGATCCCGAAAGCCGGCCATTGCTGCTCGTGATGGGTGATTTCATCGAGCGCACGCCGGAATGGCCGCCGCTGGCTGATAAGGCCCGCGCGATGATGGACGCATGGCATCACTCAGGCGGCCATGCCAATACCCTCGACCTCCCCCGCCACGGCATCACCGGCAATTCTCACATGCCGATGATGGATCGCAACAGCGACCAGGTGGCCGGCGTCATTCTTGATTGGCTGGACAGGAATTTCATGACCGCGCAGACGAGCGGCTGA
- a CDS encoding flavin reductase family protein: MMHIGRAAGTSPGSSETAEALRQRFRGAMRRLASGVGVVATANGQRWFGMTATAITSLSMDPPSLVICVNRSASIHDPLTETGLFSVNLLRRDQSEIGHAFAKLPSTERFAVGEWVLSETGCPCLVGAQAVVLCRQGPIMSFGTHTLIVGEVIETIVDQEVAPLVFVDGNFLVE, translated from the coding sequence ATGATGCATATTGGGCGGGCGGCGGGAACCAGTCCGGGCAGCTCTGAAACTGCCGAGGCGCTACGCCAGCGGTTTCGCGGCGCCATGCGGCGCCTGGCGAGCGGTGTCGGGGTGGTGGCCACAGCAAATGGCCAGCGCTGGTTCGGGATGACCGCCACCGCCATCACCTCCCTCTCGATGGACCCTCCGTCCCTCGTGATCTGCGTCAACCGCAGCGCGTCGATCCACGATCCGCTGACGGAGACGGGGCTGTTCAGTGTCAATCTGCTGCGCCGGGACCAGTCGGAGATCGGGCACGCCTTTGCGAAGCTGCCCAGCACAGAACGGTTCGCGGTGGGCGAATGGGTTCTTTCCGAAACCGGCTGTCCCTGCCTCGTGGGGGCGCAAGCGGTTGTTCTTTGCCGACAGGGACCAATAATGTCATTCGGAACCCATACGCTTATCGTCGGCGAGGTAATCGAGACAATCGTTGACCAGGAGGTCGCACCCCTGGTCTTTGTCGATGGCAATTTTCTGGTCGAGTGA
- a CDS encoding alpha/beta hydrolase: MTLDPGAAAVLELIKSSGRPGYEVMSPNEAREAYNASRRASVEAPQEVERVETLEATRPNGSIPMRHYRPLGSGDTVLPLLVYFHGGGWVLGNLDSHDGLCRQLAHQAGCAVISVDYRLAPEHKFPAAVEDAAAATDWIFAHAAKLKADPGRVALGGDSAGGNLAIVTALQRVMTGASPVRALFLIYPATDFSFETPSQAEFAEGHLLTRANQEWFHKHYLRSDADRTDWRASPLRAPDLAGLPYTIVLTASHDPLRDEGEAFARRLIEAGVTVTVKRAAGQIHGFLPMEKLIPAAKGVTCELADLLSFALKARHAEQAGATISS, encoded by the coding sequence ATGACCCTCGATCCGGGTGCGGCCGCCGTGCTCGAGCTCATCAAAAGCTCGGGTCGGCCAGGCTATGAGGTGATGTCGCCCAATGAGGCGCGGGAGGCCTATAATGCCTCGCGCCGGGCCTCCGTCGAGGCGCCTCAGGAGGTGGAACGGGTGGAGACGCTGGAGGCCACGCGGCCGAATGGCTCCATCCCCATGCGCCACTATCGGCCGCTTGGCAGTGGCGACACGGTGCTGCCCCTGCTGGTCTATTTCCACGGTGGCGGCTGGGTGCTCGGCAATCTCGACAGCCATGACGGGCTCTGCCGCCAGCTTGCGCATCAGGCGGGCTGCGCTGTCATCTCCGTCGACTACCGGCTTGCGCCGGAGCACAAGTTCCCGGCGGCTGTCGAGGATGCCGCCGCGGCAACGGACTGGATCTTTGCCCATGCAGCCAAGCTCAAGGCCGATCCTGGCCGCGTGGCGCTCGGTGGAGACAGCGCGGGAGGCAATCTCGCCATCGTGACGGCCCTGCAAAGGGTCATGACTGGAGCCTCACCGGTCCGGGCGCTGTTTCTCATCTATCCGGCGACGGATTTCAGCTTCGAGACGCCCTCGCAGGCGGAATTCGCCGAAGGGCACCTTCTGACACGCGCCAACCAGGAGTGGTTCCACAAGCATTATCTGCGAAGCGATGCTGACCGGACGGACTGGCGAGCATCGCCGCTGCGCGCGCCGGATCTTGCGGGATTGCCATATACGATCGTGCTGACCGCGAGCCATGATCCGCTGCGTGATGAAGGCGAGGCCTTCGCCAGACGGCTGATCGAGGCGGGCGTGACCGTCACCGTCAAGAGGGCCGCCGGTCAGATCCACGGGTTTCTGCCCATGGAAAAGCTCATTCCCGCAGCCAAGGGCGTGACATGTGAGCTTGCGGATCTGCTGTCCTTCGCACTCAAGGCGCGGCATGCCGAGCAGGCCGGCGCGACAATATCGAGTTAA
- a CDS encoding LLM class flavin-dependent oxidoreductase, producing MKFGMFYEHQLPQPWSEDAELRLYQEALDQVELADKLGYDYVWEVEHHFLEEYSHSSAPEVFLAACSQRTKNIRLGHGVMLMSPDYNHPARSAERIATLDLVSNGRVEWGTGESATAMEMGGFGLSPDDKTAKWQEATEQAANMLAMTPYPGFKGEFFEMPARNIVPKPVQRPHPPMWVACSRRETIHRAARHGLGALAFAFVEPEQAAHWVQEYYDIIKSDECVPIAHTVNPNIALVSGMSVHEDEQEALRRGLDGFRFFGYSLGYYGLYGQHRPGRSQVWERFLEVKEDLKDNAGNGGIGTPEQVRAHLERYEKIGVDQIIFVLQSGNNKHEHITESLKLFAETVMPDFKKRDAIREEQKRKELAPYIEAALARKRRMPDVADADIPIVEAFGRKKGATVGVAQAATFTDRGGSISVPRFDPHAKKETIEN from the coding sequence ATGAAGTTTGGCATGTTCTACGAGCATCAGCTCCCTCAGCCATGGTCAGAAGACGCCGAGCTCAGGCTTTATCAGGAGGCGCTCGACCAGGTCGAGCTGGCCGATAAGCTTGGCTATGACTATGTCTGGGAGGTCGAACACCATTTCCTCGAGGAGTATTCGCATTCCTCCGCGCCCGAGGTGTTCCTCGCGGCCTGTTCCCAGCGCACGAAGAATATCCGGCTCGGCCATGGCGTGATGCTGATGTCGCCGGACTATAACCATCCGGCGAGGTCCGCCGAGCGCATCGCTACGCTCGATCTCGTCTCGAATGGCCGCGTCGAATGGGGCACGGGCGAGTCGGCGACGGCGATGGAGATGGGCGGGTTCGGGCTTTCTCCCGATGACAAGACGGCGAAATGGCAGGAGGCGACCGAGCAGGCCGCCAATATGCTGGCGATGACGCCCTATCCCGGCTTCAAGGGCGAGTTCTTCGAAATGCCGGCCCGCAACATCGTGCCGAAGCCGGTACAGCGGCCGCATCCACCCATGTGGGTAGCCTGCTCCCGGCGCGAGACCATTCATCGCGCGGCACGCCATGGGCTTGGCGCACTGGCCTTCGCCTTTGTCGAGCCGGAGCAGGCGGCGCACTGGGTGCAGGAATATTACGACATCATCAAATCAGACGAGTGCGTGCCAATCGCGCATACGGTCAATCCGAATATTGCGCTGGTCTCGGGCATGTCGGTGCATGAGGATGAGCAGGAGGCGCTGCGGCGCGGGCTCGACGGGTTCCGCTTCTTTGGCTATTCGCTCGGCTATTATGGCCTTTACGGACAGCATCGGCCCGGCCGCTCGCAGGTCTGGGAGCGGTTCCTGGAGGTTAAGGAAGATCTCAAGGACAATGCGGGCAACGGCGGCATCGGAACGCCAGAGCAGGTGCGCGCCCATCTCGAGCGCTACGAGAAGATCGGCGTCGACCAGATCATCTTCGTGCTGCAGAGCGGGAACAACAAGCATGAGCATATTACAGAGTCGCTTAAGCTGTTCGCCGAAACCGTGATGCCCGATTTCAAGAAGCGCGATGCGATCCGCGAGGAGCAGAAGCGCAAGGAACTCGCGCCTTATATCGAGGCGGCGCTTGCCCGCAAACGCCGCATGCCAGACGTCGCCGATGCGGACATCCCGATCGTCGAGGCTTTCGGCCGGAAGAAGGGCGCAACGGTTGGCGTGGCGCAAGCTGCCACCTTCACCGATCGCGGCGGCTCCATTTCCGTGCCGAGGTTCGATCCGCACGCGAAGAAAGAGACGATCGAGAACTGA